The following coding sequences are from one uncultured Cohaesibacter sp. window:
- a CDS encoding flagellar motor protein MotA has product MSSELDPYKLSSPQRYLWRMLIFIGAAAFVPIILYRQILQAFWSNPLLNSMIFFVLAIGIFLAMRQVVRLFREVKWVNNFRLGDPGLEVDRPPILLAPMATLLGDRVGRMAINTSTMRSILESVGMRLDEARDMSRYFTGLLVFLGLLGTFWGLLQTVSSVGDVISSLSVASSDVGVIFEDLKQGLEAPLQGMGTAFSSSLFGLSGSLVLGFLDLQASQAQTRFFTNLEDWLSTVTDINFEDLDSNYSEALDSNDNEQLVAVLEQLSRKIDQVGVEAKTSSGRNATSAMANLAEGIQGLVQHLRSEQQLMREWADQQASQQEEVKNVLTKLNDVLSRAGTSKHS; this is encoded by the coding sequence ATGTCCAGCGAACTCGATCCTTACAAGCTTTCCAGCCCACAACGATATCTGTGGCGCATGCTCATCTTCATTGGCGCAGCCGCCTTTGTCCCAATCATCCTATATCGGCAGATTCTTCAAGCTTTCTGGAGCAACCCGCTTCTGAACTCGATGATTTTCTTTGTTCTGGCAATCGGCATATTTCTGGCGATGAGACAGGTTGTCCGGCTCTTCAGAGAAGTCAAATGGGTCAACAACTTTCGCCTTGGCGATCCGGGTCTGGAAGTTGATCGCCCGCCGATCCTTCTGGCTCCCATGGCAACGCTTCTGGGGGATCGTGTAGGCCGCATGGCCATCAACACTTCCACCATGCGTTCCATTCTTGAATCTGTAGGCATGCGCCTTGATGAAGCGCGCGACATGTCGCGTTATTTTACCGGTCTGCTTGTGTTTCTGGGCCTGCTCGGCACCTTCTGGGGTTTGTTGCAAACGGTTAGTTCGGTCGGCGACGTGATCAGTTCTCTTTCCGTTGCATCAAGTGACGTAGGCGTCATCTTTGAAGACCTCAAACAAGGTCTGGAAGCCCCGCTACAGGGCATGGGCACGGCCTTTTCTTCATCCCTCTTTGGTCTTTCCGGCTCCCTTGTTCTGGGCTTTCTCGATTTGCAGGCCAGTCAGGCACAGACCCGCTTCTTCACCAATCTGGAAGACTGGCTATCAACGGTTACCGACATCAACTTTGAAGATCTGGATAGCAATTACAGCGAAGCATTGGATAGCAACGACAACGAGCAGCTCGTTGCAGTGCTGGAACAATTGTCCCGCAAGATCGATCAGGTCGGCGTTGAAGCAAAAACCAGCTCAGGACGCAATGCAACCTCCGCAATGGCCAACCTTGCCGAAGGCATTCAGGGGCTGGTGCAACATCTGCGCTCCGAACAACAATTGATGCGCGAATGGGCCGACCAGCAGGCAAGCCAGCAAGAAGAAGTCAAGAATGTGCTGACCAAGCTTAACGACGTCCTGTCCAGAGCCGGCACCAGCAAACATAGCTAA
- a CDS encoding ABC transporter transmembrane domain-containing protein, with product MTETQSPSRVRFQPLRRLAPFALKYRGLVFAAFFSLIVASLATLSLPILVRGFVDQGISENNIADVNHYTGLLILAVMVLALMSASRYYFVIILGERVVNDLRSAVFAKLTLLSPEFYDRVRSGEIVSRLTADATQIRSAVGASASMALRNFLLFTGAAVMMVVTSPRMSLLVLGAIPFIVIPLVLLGRWVRRRQRFAQDRLADSSAFATEAIGAMRILQAFTQEERAKSVFSRNIEAAFGAARSSVRARAVLTAFAFFIIFSSIVAVLWYAAHDVTAGRLSAGALSQFVIYSTMAAAGLGGMSEVWGEISQASGSAERLFELLDEPVRVKNADNLIRVEAMTGASLQFDGVDFHYPSSEQSPVLSRLSFSISDGETVAIVGPSGAGKTTIFQLLMRFYDPEQGQILLGGQPIRQLDLAELRASIALVPQEPIIFAMSIADNIALGRDGASRAEIEAAARAAHAADFVERLPEGYDTMVGERGVTLSGGQRQRLAIARAILKDAPILLLDEATSALDAESERYVQLALSDLMKGRTTIVIAHRLATVKKADRILVLDKGALVEQGSHVSLVAQGGLYARLARLQFSMDEIG from the coding sequence ATGACCGAGACACAATCTCCTTCACGGGTACGATTTCAGCCTTTGCGGCGTTTGGCGCCCTTTGCCCTCAAGTATCGGGGGCTCGTATTCGCCGCGTTCTTCTCGCTTATTGTGGCTTCGCTGGCGACATTGTCTTTGCCGATTCTTGTGAGAGGCTTTGTTGACCAGGGCATCTCTGAGAATAACATTGCGGATGTTAACCACTATACCGGTTTGCTTATCCTTGCTGTCATGGTGTTGGCCTTGATGTCCGCCAGTCGCTACTATTTTGTTATCATTCTGGGGGAACGGGTCGTCAATGATCTCAGGTCCGCGGTTTTTGCCAAGCTGACGCTGCTGTCACCGGAATTTTATGATCGGGTGCGTAGCGGGGAAATCGTGTCACGCTTGACGGCTGATGCGACCCAGATTCGCTCCGCGGTTGGGGCTTCTGCCTCCATGGCATTGCGCAACTTCCTGCTGTTTACTGGCGCGGCTGTGATGATGGTGGTAACAAGCCCACGCATGTCATTGCTGGTGCTGGGGGCGATTCCCTTTATTGTCATTCCTCTGGTACTATTGGGGCGCTGGGTGCGCAGGCGCCAACGCTTCGCTCAAGACCGACTGGCCGACAGTTCTGCCTTTGCAACTGAAGCAATCGGAGCCATGCGCATTTTGCAGGCCTTCACGCAGGAAGAACGGGCCAAGTCTGTTTTCAGTCGCAACATAGAAGCTGCTTTTGGAGCGGCGCGCTCGTCGGTGCGCGCCAGAGCAGTTCTTACTGCATTTGCCTTTTTCATCATCTTTTCATCCATTGTGGCTGTGCTCTGGTATGCCGCTCACGATGTCACCGCCGGTCGTCTTTCTGCCGGTGCTCTTAGCCAGTTTGTGATTTACTCAACGATGGCTGCAGCCGGGCTTGGAGGCATGAGCGAGGTTTGGGGCGAGATTTCTCAGGCGTCCGGTTCAGCCGAGCGTCTGTTCGAGTTGCTGGATGAACCCGTGAGGGTTAAAAATGCGGACAATCTGATCCGGGTTGAAGCCATGACTGGAGCCTCTCTGCAGTTTGACGGGGTTGATTTCCACTATCCGTCATCGGAACAGAGTCCCGTCCTGTCCAGGCTGTCATTCTCTATTTCCGATGGCGAGACGGTTGCTATCGTTGGGCCCTCAGGGGCAGGCAAGACGACTATATTCCAGCTTCTGATGCGATTTTACGATCCAGAGCAGGGGCAGATTTTGCTTGGTGGGCAACCGATCAGACAATTGGATTTGGCTGAGTTGCGTGCGTCGATCGCTTTAGTGCCTCAGGAGCCGATTATTTTTGCCATGTCGATTGCCGATAATATTGCATTGGGGCGTGACGGGGCTTCCCGTGCCGAGATTGAAGCGGCTGCAAGAGCTGCTCATGCTGCGGACTTCGTTGAGCGATTGCCTGAGGGGTACGACACAATGGTCGGAGAGCGTGGGGTAACACTCTCAGGAGGCCAGCGGCAGCGTTTGGCCATTGCGCGGGCAATCCTGAAGGATGCACCGATCCTGCTGCTGGATGAGGCCACCAGCGCTCTTGATGCCGAAAGTGAGCGTTATGTACAGCTTGCACTTTCCGATCTGATGAAAGGCCGCACGACGATTGTTATTGCGCATCGATTGGCTACGGTGAAAAAGGCAGACAGGATCCTCGTGCTCGATAAAGGCGCGCTTGTCGAGCAGGGTTCTCATGTCAGTCTTGTTGCTCAGGGCGGGCTCTATGCACGTCTGGCAAGGCTTCAGTTCAGCATGGATGAGATTGGCTAG
- a CDS encoding DUF6691 family protein, whose protein sequence is MRYLVAGLIGAIFGLGIITSGMANPAKVLNFFDIAGTFDPSLAFVMAGALTIAIPGYALIFRKMHKPIFTPSFNVPTNRRIDRKLVIGSSIFGIGWGIGGFCPGASLPALGLGHLSSFVFVLALVAGIIIAQLIQKAQIFEHSEQTTTSIPLAGGAKK, encoded by the coding sequence ATGCGTTATCTTGTAGCAGGCTTGATCGGGGCCATATTCGGCCTTGGCATCATCACGTCCGGCATGGCCAACCCTGCCAAAGTCCTTAACTTTTTTGATATTGCTGGCACATTCGACCCCAGCCTTGCCTTTGTCATGGCTGGCGCTCTGACCATTGCCATCCCAGGCTATGCGCTTATTTTCCGAAAAATGCACAAGCCCATATTCACCCCGTCCTTTAACGTTCCCACCAATCGCAGGATCGACCGGAAACTGGTGATCGGCTCATCCATATTCGGCATCGGCTGGGGGATCGGCGGTTTCTGTCCGGGAGCATCCTTGCCGGCCCTCGGTCTGGGGCATCTTTCCAGCTTCGTTTTCGTGCTGGCACTGGTGGCGGGAATCATCATTGCGCAACTGATTCAAAAAGCACAAATCTTCGAGCACTCCGAACAAACCACAACCTCAATTCCGCTTGCCGGAGGTGCGAAAAAATAA
- a CDS encoding peptidoglycan -binding protein, whose translation MGLSRNRRSEQRADYWPGFVDAMATLLLVLIFLLTVFMVAQFFLSQEISGKDTALNKLNSQIAELTELLALERAKGQDMESSLVTLQASLSSAEAARDRFAMQLETQKGDQDSAGGQISTLTSKLESEKAISQRALAQVELLNQQISALRRQIAALEEALDASEQRDKESQTKIASLGKRLNIALAQRVQELSRYRSDFFGRLREILSQRSDIRVVGDRFVFQSEVLFPSGEDRMKEEGEKELDHVADAIMELIQDIPDEIDWVLRVDGHTDNRPINSARFPSNWELSSARAISVVKYLISKGVPPERLVAAGFGEFQPLEEGDSEEALRKNRRIEFKLTQR comes from the coding sequence ATGGGCCTGTCCCGTAACCGTCGCAGCGAACAAAGAGCGGACTATTGGCCCGGCTTCGTGGATGCCATGGCAACCTTGTTGCTTGTGCTCATCTTTCTGCTCACCGTTTTCATGGTTGCCCAGTTCTTCCTCAGTCAGGAGATTTCCGGCAAGGACACCGCACTCAACAAGCTCAACAGCCAGATTGCAGAACTGACCGAATTGCTCGCCTTGGAGCGCGCCAAAGGGCAGGACATGGAAAGCTCCCTGGTCACCCTGCAAGCAAGCCTTTCAAGTGCGGAAGCGGCACGGGATCGCTTCGCTATGCAGCTTGAAACACAAAAGGGCGATCAGGATAGTGCCGGTGGCCAGATCTCGACATTGACCAGCAAGCTGGAAAGTGAAAAGGCCATTTCCCAACGGGCCTTGGCGCAGGTGGAATTGCTCAACCAGCAAATCTCTGCACTGCGCCGCCAAATCGCAGCCCTTGAAGAAGCGCTGGATGCATCCGAGCAAAGAGACAAGGAAAGCCAGACCAAGATCGCCAGCCTCGGCAAGCGCCTCAACATTGCGTTGGCCCAACGCGTGCAGGAGCTTTCACGCTATCGCTCGGATTTCTTCGGCCGGCTACGCGAAATTCTCTCCCAGCGCTCGGACATTCGCGTCGTAGGCGACCGCTTCGTATTCCAGTCTGAAGTTCTGTTCCCCTCAGGGGAAGACCGCATGAAGGAAGAAGGCGAAAAAGAGCTTGATCATGTGGCAGATGCTATCATGGAGCTGATTCAGGATATCCCCGACGAAATCGACTGGGTTCTGCGTGTAGATGGCCACACCGACAATCGCCCGATCAACAGCGCGCGCTTCCCTTCAAACTGGGAGCTTTCATCAGCCCGCGCCATATCCGTTGTCAAATATCTGATCTCCAAGGGTGTGCCACCTGAACGCCTTGTGGCAGCTGGCTTTGGTGAATTCCAACCGCTCGAAGAAGGCGATTCAGAGGAAGCCCTGCGCAAAAACCGCCGTATCGAGTTCAAGCTGACACAGCGTTAG
- a CDS encoding YeeE/YedE family protein, producing MTEFTPLVSFAGGTLIGLAAVLLMLSWGRIAGMTGILAGILPPLGSDMHWKASFLAGAILAPLLYELTFHDVTYQMPVSPEALIVGGVITGIGVTFGSGCTSGHGICGLARFSRRSAVAVIMFMSFAFITVFLTRHIL from the coding sequence GTGACTGAATTTACCCCTCTGGTTTCCTTTGCAGGAGGCACGCTCATCGGCCTAGCTGCGGTGTTGCTGATGCTCTCCTGGGGCCGCATCGCTGGAATGACCGGCATCCTTGCAGGCATCCTTCCCCCATTGGGTAGCGACATGCACTGGAAAGCGAGTTTTCTGGCAGGAGCGATTCTGGCTCCACTCCTCTATGAACTGACCTTCCACGACGTAACCTATCAAATGCCCGTATCACCCGAAGCCCTGATTGTCGGCGGTGTCATCACCGGCATTGGCGTCACATTCGGCTCGGGCTGCACATCCGGCCATGGCATCTGCGGCTTGGCGCGCTTTTCTCGCCGCTCTGCAGTCGCAGTCATCATGTTCATGAGCTTTGCATTCATCACCGTTTTCCTCACGCGCCATATTCTCTAA